A section of the Methanocaldococcus sp. FS406-22 genome encodes:
- a CDS encoding DUF6079 family protein, translating to MVKVKELFNFQEIRPVIQVVKDDPKELVSTFVVSDKMKKDIELIVQNLNDIQHRSIFIIGDYGTGKSHFLGFIVNIAGDKSLIDYIQDEDLKKYLKENLEKDFIIVVYELNPIRQPFGLIFYLIMQMYLEKNYGIKINVPKTEEEFNSILDHKQYIIDNIIKPVKEKFPDRGIIVAFDELSDFLRQKHREDVNQDMQFIRILGELSEKEDIIFIFSMQENIFRSPLYVDQADAVSRVYQRYHIIEITKEDVEKVLAQRIVPKTPAQIAKLRELLSQYKKYYEDFEGKEDEFIELYPIHPSVLHAFRQLPYFQKRGILKFAMDKIKEILDKEFPAFVTMDSIFDEIYNNPTISNTEEVREVLDVVERLLYKIQSIPALRKDRDIAERIIKSLAVYKLMKPEEKPTPYQIAYDLMVLPRLESIEINDYILGIIKRIRRETAGQFLGYDEKEKKFYIDLERKIDYDEIINRKISIQSNDDRESYLFEFLRESLELSRDDVKLERPSIKIFRTTAFWESRKGFRNGFIIFEGKNLKNSAKEYKNFLGNDFAVVVVSPYKSESIFEPSDATILIKLKIKESEENLKRYSAIKALIGDRQYVNVMKDKLATVKRKLVDELTNDMLNSVINYNGKNIVVGDLVGEEVGDIYTIIEKIKSKLLEDYFSREYSEYPKFSIKITPENIEDVVKRVLEDILASPDPENYRKDTIKILSDLGLYSQGKLKITDNPYISKIQDLLSGKTKDFKSILEKMSQKPYGIQKEISYIFVSVLLINDEIELKKSTKDRIGPLEIRELLKKKGLSAFDIVKYIEPVSEFPVNDLQKIFDALELDSTKIRIKNQRLDALKDYKFRVSELEDVIKKLNDLQSKIDKIKNLGFTVSEDKIQSLLNIANNKELLNKLKEVNSLHDFNKIHKISPELIKEWRESIEILGRLTNDLEKIIPLLEYAKSAKDIIDACEDIFSEIYVKKLNELYEEVVKIIESDKLLDIQHRLPIPGKLEEFKRLYIEAYAEAHKRYFEKEEWKELNKLLNSETLKELKILSQVRCINGSIVEQIENEIYELLKKRCNITNPEQHLTYMPVCYCGFPRDSPIGIDLSQKVQELSKKIDELRDEWERVIIEEIKKVQDKIEFLKPNEKDAIEDIIAQNSLGEVDRELVSIINKLFEDFQVVEIRLEEFYEWLGEGGYLLTPEELKEKFEEFIKIKVPKGENVRVKIVK from the coding sequence ATGGTTAAGGTAAAAGAACTTTTTAATTTTCAGGAGATTCGTCCAGTCATACAAGTAGTAAAAGATGATCCAAAAGAGCTTGTTTCAACCTTTGTAGTTTCAGATAAAATGAAGAAAGATATTGAGCTTATAGTTCAGAACTTAAATGATATCCAACATCGTTCAATCTTTATAATTGGTGATTATGGTACTGGAAAGTCACATTTCTTGGGTTTTATTGTAAATATAGCAGGAGATAAATCTCTAATTGATTATATACAAGATGAAGATCTTAAAAAATACTTAAAAGAAAACTTAGAAAAAGATTTCATTATTGTTGTATATGAGTTAAATCCAATTAGACAGCCATTTGGACTCATTTTTTATCTTATAATGCAAATGTACCTTGAGAAAAATTACGGAATAAAAATTAACGTCCCAAAAACAGAGGAAGAATTTAATAGCATTTTAGACCATAAGCAATACATAATCGACAATATAATTAAACCTGTAAAAGAAAAATTTCCTGATAGAGGGATTATAGTCGCATTTGATGAGTTATCCGACTTTCTTAGACAGAAACATAGGGAGGACGTTAATCAAGATATGCAGTTTATAAGGATACTTGGAGAATTATCTGAAAAAGAAGATATAATATTCATTTTTTCAATGCAAGAAAATATCTTTAGAAGCCCTCTTTATGTTGACCAAGCAGATGCCGTAAGTAGAGTTTACCAAAGATACCATATAATCGAAATTACTAAAGAGGACGTTGAGAAAGTCCTTGCACAAAGGATAGTTCCAAAAACTCCAGCCCAAATTGCAAAGCTTAGAGAACTTTTATCACAGTATAAAAAATATTATGAGGATTTTGAAGGAAAAGAAGATGAATTTATCGAACTCTATCCAATTCATCCGTCCGTTTTACATGCATTTAGGCAATTACCTTACTTCCAAAAAAGAGGAATTTTAAAATTTGCGATGGACAAAATAAAGGAAATACTTGATAAAGAATTCCCAGCTTTTGTAACAATGGATTCAATATTTGATGAAATTTATAATAACCCTACAATATCAAATACTGAAGAAGTAAGGGAAGTTTTAGATGTTGTTGAAAGATTGCTATACAAGATACAATCCATTCCTGCTCTTAGAAAAGATAGGGATATTGCAGAGCGTATAATTAAATCTCTTGCAGTATATAAGTTGATGAAACCTGAGGAAAAACCAACTCCCTACCAAATTGCTTATGATTTAATGGTTCTTCCAAGATTAGAATCAATAGAGATAAATGACTATATACTCGGTATTATAAAAAGAATTAGAAGAGAAACTGCTGGACAATTTTTAGGTTATGATGAAAAGGAAAAGAAATTCTATATAGATTTGGAAAGAAAGATTGACTACGATGAAATAATAAACAGAAAGATTTCTATACAGAGTAATGATGACCGCGAATCTTACCTTTTTGAATTTTTGAGGGAGAGTTTAGAACTCTCCAGAGATGACGTAAAATTAGAAAGGCCAAGTATAAAGATTTTTAGAACTACAGCATTCTGGGAAAGTAGAAAGGGATTCCGTAATGGATTTATAATATTTGAAGGTAAAAATCTTAAAAATTCCGCTAAAGAATATAAAAATTTCTTAGGAAATGATTTTGCAGTAGTGGTTGTTTCTCCATATAAGTCAGAATCGATTTTTGAACCATCTGATGCTACCATATTAATTAAGCTAAAAATTAAGGAATCTGAAGAAAATCTAAAGAGATATTCAGCAATTAAAGCCCTTATTGGAGATAGACAGTATGTTAATGTTATGAAAGATAAATTAGCTACAGTAAAAAGAAAATTGGTAGATGAATTAACAAATGATATGCTAAATTCTGTAATTAACTATAATGGAAAAAATATTGTTGTTGGAGACTTAGTTGGTGAAGAAGTTGGAGATATCTACACTATTATTGAAAAGATAAAATCAAAATTGTTGGAAGATTACTTTAGTAGAGAGTATAGTGAGTATCCAAAATTCTCAATAAAAATAACTCCAGAAAATATTGAAGATGTTGTGAAAAGAGTATTGGAGGATATTTTAGCATCTCCAGACCCTGAAAATTATAGGAAAGATACCATTAAAATACTCTCAGACTTGGGATTATATAGCCAAGGCAAATTGAAAATAACTGATAACCCATACATATCAAAAATACAAGATTTATTGAGTGGAAAAACAAAGGATTTCAAGTCAATCCTTGAAAAAATGTCTCAAAAACCTTATGGAATACAAAAAGAGATTTCCTACATTTTTGTTAGTGTTCTACTCATAAATGATGAGATTGAATTAAAGAAATCAACAAAAGATCGTATAGGGCCATTAGAGATACGTGAGCTTTTAAAGAAAAAAGGTTTATCAGCATTTGATATTGTTAAATATATAGAACCTGTTTCAGAATTCCCAGTTAATGACCTTCAAAAGATATTTGATGCTTTAGAATTAGATTCAACAAAAATTAGAATAAAAAATCAGAGATTAGATGCATTAAAGGACTACAAATTCAGAGTAAGTGAATTAGAAGATGTAATTAAAAAACTTAATGACTTACAATCCAAGATTGATAAAATAAAAAATTTAGGATTTACAGTTTCTGAGGATAAAATACAATCATTATTGAACATTGCAAACAATAAAGAGTTATTGAATAAATTAAAAGAAGTTAATTCACTACATGATTTCAATAAGATACACAAAATATCTCCTGAATTAATTAAAGAATGGAGAGAAAGCATAGAAATCTTAGGAAGATTAACGAACGACCTTGAGAAGATAATCCCACTACTTGAGTATGCAAAATCTGCAAAAGACATTATAGATGCATGTGAGGATATATTCTCAGAAATTTATGTCAAAAAGTTGAATGAGCTATACGAAGAGGTAGTTAAAATTATTGAAAGTGATAAATTACTTGATATTCAACATAGGTTGCCTATTCCAGGAAAACTTGAAGAATTTAAGAGACTATATATCGAGGCTTATGCTGAAGCACATAAAAGGTACTTTGAAAAAGAAGAGTGGAAAGAACTTAACAAACTTCTGAATTCTGAAACTTTAAAAGAACTTAAGATACTCTCACAAGTGAGGTGCATAAATGGTTCTATAGTAGAACAAATTGAAAATGAAATTTATGAACTTCTTAAGAAAAGATGTAATATCACTAATCCAGAACAACACTTAACATATATGCCAGTATGTTATTGCGGATTCCCAAGAGATTCTCCTATAGGTATTGATTTATCACAAAAAGTTCAAGAATTAAGTAAAAAAATTGATGAATTAAGAGATGAATGGGAGAGAGTAATTATTGAGGAGATTAAAAAAGTTCAAGATAAAATAGAGTTCTTAAAACCAAATGAAAAAGATGCTATTGAAGATATTATTGCTCAAAACTCACTTGGAGAGGTTGATAGAGAGTTAGTAAGTATTATAAATAAACTATTTGAGGACTTCCAAGTTGTTGAAATTAGACTTGAAGAATTTTATGAATGGTTAGGGGAGGGAGGATACCTATTAACTCCAGAGGAACTAAAAGAAAAATTTGAAGAATTTATTAAAATAAAAGTTCCTAAGGGAGAAAATGTTAGGGTAAAAATTGTAAAATGA
- a CDS encoding DNA methyltransferase: MEDNIIKDIEKVKNIEGFPLGDIEDIVEISNPPEFTLYPNPYIEDFIKEFGKSYDAENDDYQKTPYVSDVSEGKNDPIYNAHTYHTKVPYKAIMKFIKHYTEPGDIVFDGFCGSGMTGVAALMTGRHAILNDLSPVATFIAYNFTHPVNPKEFKKMAEQILKEVEEECGWMYKTKHDDGREGVINYVVWSDVFRCPNCGAELVFWDIAVDFEKNKVKKEFICPSCEIKLDKRKLERVFVKKYDSALGKEIEQAKQVPVLINYKVREGKKWKTYEKTPDDEDLKLIEEIEKRNIPYWYPTYRMPEGYNTEQPKKSHGVTHVHHFYTKRNLWCLASFYDKIRKIEDKNLKYALIFWFTSALLRTTKMYRWNPKRPTGFLSGTLYIPSIGYEFNIIYMMNYRIDRLCKYLNSYPKINNKIYITTQSSTDLRNIPDNSIDYIFVDPPFGDNLMYSELNFIWESWLRVFTNNKPEAIINETQNKDVYEYKELMYQCFKEMYRILKPNRWITIEFHNSKAKVWNAIQEALSKAGFIIAMVSTLDKKQKTFKQITGTTSVATDLIINAYKPKKEFEERFLKSKGKGFEKEFVEEHLQHLPLEPNIERTDKVLYSRMLAYYVQHGYEITMDSEEFYEMLKENFINIDGYWYTIEQADKLRKEQENKLGELLAKKKQLTLFITNEEDALLWLWNFLKEPKTYSEIYTNYTKFLGNTEEDIPELEELLRQNFIEENGKWRRPTEEEKKSLEKKKRDKLLREFNKLLEDIKAGKIKAKIKNVKKSVIVEGFKELYKKKCYEDIILVAEKLPTKLVEEDEDISMFVDIAYSKLED, encoded by the coding sequence ATGGAAGACAATATTATTAAAGACATTGAAAAAGTTAAAAACATTGAGGGGTTTCCATTAGGAGATATTGAAGATATCGTTGAGATATCAAACCCCCCAGAATTTACTCTTTACCCTAACCCTTACATTGAAGACTTTATAAAAGAGTTTGGAAAGTCTTATGATGCAGAAAATGATGATTACCAAAAAACTCCTTATGTTTCAGATGTAAGTGAGGGGAAGAACGACCCAATTTATAATGCACATACTTATCATACAAAAGTTCCATATAAAGCAATAATGAAGTTTATAAAGCATTATACTGAGCCTGGAGACATAGTTTTTGATGGATTTTGTGGTAGTGGGATGACTGGTGTTGCGGCATTGATGACTGGAAGACATGCAATCTTAAATGACCTCTCTCCAGTTGCAACATTTATAGCATATAATTTCACGCATCCTGTAAATCCTAAGGAATTTAAAAAAATGGCAGAGCAAATTTTAAAAGAAGTTGAAGAAGAATGTGGATGGATGTATAAGACAAAACATGATGATGGTAGGGAGGGAGTAATAAATTATGTTGTTTGGAGTGATGTTTTTAGATGTCCAAATTGTGGTGCAGAGTTGGTATTTTGGGATATTGCAGTAGATTTTGAAAAAAATAAAGTGAAAAAAGAATTTATCTGTCCAAGTTGTGAAATTAAATTGGATAAGAGGAAACTTGAAAGAGTTTTTGTGAAAAAGTATGATTCTGCTCTTGGAAAAGAAATAGAACAAGCAAAACAAGTGCCAGTTTTAATAAATTATAAGGTTAGAGAAGGTAAAAAATGGAAAACTTATGAAAAAACCCCAGATGATGAAGATTTGAAGTTAATTGAAGAAATTGAAAAAAGAAATATTCCATACTGGTATCCAACATATAGAATGCCAGAAGGATATAATACTGAACAACCTAAAAAATCGCACGGAGTAACTCACGTTCATCATTTTTACACAAAAAGAAATTTATGGTGTTTAGCATCATTTTATGATAAAATCAGAAAGATTGAGGATAAAAATTTAAAATATGCGTTGATATTTTGGTTTACTTCAGCATTACTTAGGACTACCAAAATGTATAGGTGGAATCCTAAAAGACCAACAGGTTTTTTATCTGGAACATTATACATTCCTTCCATAGGTTATGAATTTAATATAATATATATGATGAATTATAGAATAGACCGACTGTGTAAGTATTTGAATAGTTATCCAAAAATAAATAATAAAATATACATAACAACACAATCCTCAACAGATTTAAGGAATATTCCAGACAATTCCATAGATTACATTTTTGTTGATCCACCATTCGGAGATAACCTAATGTACTCTGAATTAAACTTTATCTGGGAATCATGGCTGAGAGTTTTTACAAATAATAAACCAGAGGCAATAATAAATGAAACACAAAATAAAGATGTTTATGAGTATAAGGAACTTATGTATCAATGTTTTAAAGAAATGTATAGAATATTAAAGCCAAATAGATGGATAACTATTGAATTCCATAATTCAAAAGCAAAAGTATGGAACGCAATCCAAGAAGCTTTATCTAAAGCAGGATTTATTATTGCAATGGTATCTACATTGGATAAAAAACAAAAAACATTCAAACAAATAACTGGAACTACATCAGTTGCTACAGATTTGATTATAAATGCTTACAAACCAAAAAAAGAATTTGAAGAAAGATTCTTAAAATCTAAAGGTAAAGGATTTGAAAAAGAATTTGTAGAAGAGCATTTACAACATTTACCATTAGAACCAAATATAGAAAGAACTGATAAAGTCCTTTATTCAAGAATGTTAGCATATTATGTGCAACATGGTTATGAAATTACCATGGATTCAGAAGAATTTTATGAAATGTTAAAAGAAAACTTCATAAATATAGATGGTTATTGGTATACTATTGAGCAGGCAGATAAATTAAGAAAAGAGCAGGAAAATAAATTGGGAGAATTATTAGCCAAAAAGAAACAATTAACATTATTCATTACAAATGAAGAAGATGCTCTTCTTTGGTTATGGAATTTCTTAAAAGAGCCAAAAACTTACAGTGAAATTTATACAAACTATACAAAGTTCTTAGGAAACACTGAGGAAGACATTCCAGAATTGGAAGAACTTCTAAGACAAAACTTTATAGAGGAAAATGGAAAGTGGAGGAGACCTACCGAAGAAGAGAAAAAATCTCTCGAAAAGAAAAAGAGAGACAAACTACTTAGAGAATTTAACAAATTACTTGAAGATATTAAAGCAGGAAAGATTAAAGCTAAAATTAAAAATGTCAAAAAGAGTGTTATTGTCGAAGGATTTAAAGAATTATACAAGAAAAAGTGTTATGAAGACATTATTTTGGTAGCTGAGAAATTACCAACAAAACTTGTTGAAGAAGATGAAGATATTTCAATGTTTGTAGATATAGCATACTCAAAATTAGAGGACTGA
- a CDS encoding PglZ domain-containing protein, with product MRLYLWVKDRLDPGRPNLILDPDFSVSYDIIDKLKNEGYIIEDLRDKPIQQQKKRIIEIYSKHSKFSGIILISSVKESKIYSIIKNSGRINTLSNFPTSTKINLNEIHSYIDKISSDINSVFRWIKLAKTIGNLKYQAKDIESRKSINLFLERVVDPKFFDFVFNSYNKLFTYGSKFLTINKAIDYIISLVKNNSTEKVLLVVIDCMAWDDYFSIKDFFEKTCDRAIFAMIPTLTFYSRISLCSGLIPRNFDNLTINDEKKLFYQKISNELGKELGIYIKNNIEELKNAISQDNHKMICFIYSKFDEVIHSEDVNKNHAYHKLQELFKRDLYDIIKTAKDLGWRVFITSDHGNIETFEKGFHLPKYLDYEGKRCGRVDDLNLIDESIKNQLIIVEGKKFRHLNNNDIFIFPKKRIPLSKESYSITHGGITIEELIIPFVEVLEVKKIVNRS from the coding sequence ATGAGGCTATATTTATGGGTTAAGGATAGGTTAGACCCTGGAAGACCAAATTTAATCCTTGACCCTGATTTTTCTGTATCTTATGATATAATTGATAAACTAAAAAATGAAGGATACATTATTGAAGATCTTAGAGACAAACCAATACAACAACAAAAAAAGAGGATTATTGAAATTTATTCCAAACATTCTAAATTTAGTGGAATAATATTAATCTCAAGTGTCAAAGAATCAAAAATCTATTCAATAATCAAAAATTCTGGAAGAATAAACACACTATCTAATTTCCCTACATCCACAAAAATAAACTTAAATGAAATTCATTCCTATATTGATAAAATTTCTTCAGACATAAATTCAGTATTTAGATGGATTAAGTTAGCAAAAACTATAGGAAATTTAAAATACCAAGCTAAAGATATTGAAAGTCGTAAATCTATAAACCTCTTTTTAGAAAGAGTTGTAGATCCTAAATTCTTTGATTTTGTTTTTAATTCATATAACAAACTTTTTACTTACGGTTCAAAATTTTTAACTATAAATAAAGCTATAGATTACATAATCTCATTAGTGAAAAATAATAGTACAGAAAAAGTGCTTTTGGTTGTAATTGATTGTATGGCATGGGATGATTATTTTTCCATAAAAGACTTCTTTGAAAAAACATGTGATAGAGCCATTTTTGCCATGATTCCTACACTAACGTTTTATTCCCGTATATCACTTTGTTCTGGATTAATTCCAAGAAATTTTGACAATTTAACAATTAATGATGAAAAAAAGTTATTTTATCAGAAAATCAGTAATGAACTTGGAAAAGAATTAGGAATTTACATAAAGAACAATATAGAAGAGTTAAAAAATGCAATTTCTCAAGATAATCACAAAATGATATGTTTTATATATAGCAAATTTGATGAAGTTATACATTCAGAAGATGTAAACAAAAACCATGCCTATCATAAACTCCAAGAACTCTTTAAAAGAGACCTATATGACATTATAAAAACTGCTAAAGATTTGGGATGGAGAGTATTCATAACTTCTGACCATGGGAATATTGAAACGTTTGAAAAAGGATTCCATCTTCCTAAATATTTAGATTATGAAGGTAAACGATGTGGACGTGTGGATGATTTAAATCTAATAGATGAAAGCATTAAAAATCAACTTATAATAGTGGAAGGAAAAAAATTCAGACATTTAAATAACAATGATATTTTTATTTTCCCTAAAAAAAGAATACCCCTCTCAAAAGAGTCATATTCTATTACACATGGTGGTATTACAATAGAAGAGCTGATTATTCCATTTGTAGAGGTTTTAGAGGTGAAGAAAATTGTTAATAGGTCTTGA
- a CDS encoding 50S ribosomal protein L11 methyltransferase — translation MKVKLKVPQWHYSLLTDYERLAIFKNAIERVVDKDDVVFDLGTGSGILAMIAAKKAKKVYAIELDPFTYDYAKENIKVNGFSNIEIIEGDASTYNFKEKADVIIAELLDTALITEPQVKVMNSIIERDFLKEDAKIIPAKAISTIQLVEAKMNHIYYDEDIKSEEVSEEVIYEEVNFYKINPIEVSYNIELELEKSCENLGIKLRTYTILDDKHVAGQTPMLNPPLVIPLNKKVDKGNVKINLSYRRGGDLESIKVKTW, via the coding sequence ATGAAAGTAAAATTAAAAGTCCCACAATGGCATTACTCTTTACTAACAGATTATGAAAGATTAGCAATCTTTAAAAACGCTATAGAGAGAGTTGTAGATAAAGATGATGTTGTCTTTGATTTAGGAACGGGCAGTGGAATTTTAGCAATGATTGCTGCAAAGAAAGCAAAAAAAGTTTATGCTATTGAGTTAGACCCATTCACCTATGATTACGCAAAGGAAAACATAAAAGTTAATGGATTCAGTAATATTGAAATTATTGAGGGAGATGCCTCAACTTACAACTTTAAAGAGAAAGCTGATGTAATTATAGCCGAGCTTTTAGACACTGCTTTAATTACTGAACCGCAAGTTAAGGTTATGAATTCAATAATAGAGAGAGATTTTTTAAAAGAAGATGCTAAAATTATTCCAGCTAAAGCAATATCAACTATACAACTTGTAGAGGCAAAAATGAACCATATCTATTATGATGAAGATATTAAATCAGAGGAAGTTTCTGAAGAGGTTATTTATGAGGAAGTTAATTTCTATAAGATAAATCCTATTGAAGTAAGCTATAATATAGAGTTAGAGCTTGAAAAAAGTTGTGAAAACTTAGGAATAAAGCTAAGGACATACACAATATTAGATGACAAACATGTAGCAGGACAAACACCAATGTTAAACCCTCCATTGGTAATTCCATTAAATAAAAAGGTAGATAAAGGAAATGTTAAAATAAACTTATCATACAGAAGAGGAGGAGATTTAGAGAGTATAAAAGTAAAAACGTGGTGA